The window CGTCGCGCGGATGCACCGGGATTTCCACGGCTTTGAGTTTCAGCCGTTCCAGTATTTGCAGGCAGGCGTAAAACGCCGGGGCTTCGATGGCCACCAGGTCGCCGGGTTGGGTGACCGCTTGCAGGCACAGGTTCAGCGCTTCGAGGGCACCATTGGTGATCAGCAGTTCTTCCATGGGCAACATCAGCCCGCCGACCATGTAGCGCAGGGCAATTTGCCGGCGCAGTTGCGGGTTGCCCGGTGACATGTCAGTGACCACCATGCGCGGGTCCATCTCGCGACTGGCGCTGGCCAGTGAGCGCGACAGCCGTTGCAGCGGAAACAGCGTGGGGCTGGGGAATGCCGAACCGAAGGGCACGGTGTTCGGGTCCTTGATCGAGTCCAGGACCGAGAACACCAGTTCGCTGACGTCGACTTCCGTGGATTCGTTGACCTGGCTGCTGATCACCGGCTCGGAGAACGGCCGCGGTGCATTGGCATTGACGAAATAGCCGGAGCGCGGCCGGGCGCGGATCAGACCACGGCGTTCCAGCAGGTAATAAGCCTGGAACACCGTGGACGGGCTGACCCCGTAAGTCTGGCTGGCGTAGCGCACCGACGGCACGCGCTGGCCGGGGCCAAGGACGCCGGTGCGGATCAGTTCAGCGATGTCGTCGGCGAATTTTTCGTAGCGTTTCATCGGTATCCCACAATGGAATTGTCTCGAATTGCTGTTGTGGCGAGGGAGCTTGCTCCCGCTGGGGTGCGAAGCGCCCCCAAAAACTTACGACTGCTTCGCAGCCGAACGGGAGCAAGCTCCCTCGCCACAGAGCACCGCAGTCTAAAGCCTTAACGATTCATCGGCGCAACAAACCGGCTCTTGGCCACGCTGTAGATGCCGGGCTCATCACTGTCGACGACCTTGAAGCTGATGCCCTGCGAGCTGCTGCTCGGTCGGTCTGTAGTCATCGCCACCGATACCGGCACGTCGACAATCTCGCCTGGCGCCAGGCTTAAATCGGTCTTGCCTTGCAACTGGAAGCCGTCACCGTCGACGAGCGCCAGTCGATAGTCCTGGCGCTGCTGGGTCTTGTTGATGACCTTCAGGCTGTAGATGTTTTCGATCTGCCCCTGACTGTTCTCGCGGAACAGGCCACGGTCCTTGCTCACGTCCAGCGACACCATCGGCCGCTCGACCAGTGCGACGACCAGCGCGGCGATCATCACCAGCAACACGGCGGTGTAGCCGATCAGCCGTGGCCGCAGCAGGTGAGTCTTGCCACCCTGCAACTGACGCTCCGAGGTGTAGCTGATCAAGCCGCGCTCGTAGCCCATCTTGTCCATGATCGAATCACAGGCGTCGATGCATGCCGCGCAACCAATGCATTCCATCTGCAAGCCATCGCGGATGTCGATGCCGGTCGGGCAGACCTGTACGCAGAGCTGGCAATCGATGCAATCGCCCAGGCCAACCTCGGCCGGTTTGACCTCGCGTTTACGCGGGCCACGGTTCTCGCCACGCGCCACGTCGTAGGAAATGGTCAGGGTGTCTTTGTCGAACATCACGCTCTGGAATCGCGCATACGGGCACATGTGCATGCACACCGCTTCGCGTAGCCATCCAGCATTGATGTAAGTCGCGCCAGTGAAGAACAGCACCCAGAACAGGCTTACGCCGCCCATCTGCAAGGTCAGCAGTTCTTCGGCCAGCGGGCGGATCGGGGTGAAGTAGCCGACGAAGGTCAAACCGGTCAGCAGGCTGATGGCCAGCCACAAGGTGTGCTTGGCCGAGCGGCGCATCAGTTTGTTCAGGCCCCAGGGTGCGGCTTGCAGCTTGATCCGCTGGTTGCGCTCGCCCTCGGTGATTTTCTCGCACCACATGAAAATCCAGGTCCAGGAGCTCTGTGGGCAGGTGTAGCCGCACCACACGCGGCCGGCGAACACGGTAATCGCAAACAGGCCGAACGCGGCAATGATCAGCAGTGCCGAGAGCAGGATGAAATCCTGCGGCCAGAACGTTGCGCCAAAGATGTGGAATTTGCTTTCGGAAAGGTCCCAGAGCACCGCCTGACGGCCGCCCCAGTTCAGCCACACCGTGCCGAAGAACAGCAGAAACAGAAATCCCGCGCCGCTGATGCGCAGGGAACGGAACAGGCCGGTGAAGCTGCGGGTGTGGATCAGGTTGTCGCTGGTTTTGACCTTCATCTTCGGGCGTGAAGGTTCGAATGTTTCAACGGTTCGGACGGGGATTCTCTCGCTCATGGTCTTTCGCTCATCAGCCTCCATCAGGCATGAGCACTATGAGCAGCGATCTGTTTGCATAACAGACTCAGGTATTGCTTTAAAAACCGGATCAGATGCGCATTGCGAAACAGCCTGCGACAAGTTGAAGCACCTGTCTCGGCGGGCCGCCAGCGCCTATATCAGGCGGTGGCGGGGGTTGTTGATCCGGGTCAGTCAAATCACCGAATCACTGTCGGTGGCCTTCAAGTGCCGGCGTCCGTCCACCGCACCTGCTACGGTCAATGCATCGGCTTCTGCTTCGGTGATGTAGATGCGCTGGCCGTTGAGGTCCACCGCCGACATGGCTTTGGCGCCGTCAGTGACGATGGTCACGTCGGGGCACAAGCGAATTTCTTCGCCGTTTTCGGTGGTAAAGAAGCAGGTCTCGTTCTCGATGCGTACGGTCATGACGTGATCCTTTTTCAACGGGTATTAAAACGTTAGGGCGTCTGTACCGGCCATCGTTCTGTGCAACCGATTAATGGTCGACGCGGTCCATCCTCCATGACCCTTCGCGAGTACTTCAAAAGGACAGCACCATGAGCGCCTGGTGGCATGAAGTCTGGGTGACCCTGCAAGCGGAATTCGCCGATATCGGCGATGCCTCGCAACTGACCCGCATCACCGTGCGCCTGTTGATGGCGGCCGTCCTGGGCGGGATTCTCGGTTTCGAGCGCGAGCACAAAGGCAAGGCTGCGGGGGTGCGTACCCACATGCTGGTGGCGATCGGCGCGGCGCTGTTTGTGCTGGTGCCGCAGATGTCGGGTTCGCAGGCCGACGCGATGAGTCGGGTCATACAGGGTGTGATCGCCGGGATCGGCTTTCTGTGCGCCGGCACCATCCTGAAAAACCAGGAGGGCGATGAAGGCCACGTCAAAGGCCTGACCACGGCGGCCGGCATGTGGATGACCGCCGCGATCGGCGTCTCTGCCGGGCTGGGAAAAGAGGCGACGGCGGTGCTCAGTACGTTGCTGGCGCTGCTGATACTTGGGGTGATGCCGCGGATCGTGAGCCTGTTCGAAAAAAACGGGCAGGACGACGGCAAGGATTAGCAGATCAGATCGTTCCCTACAAAACGCGTGGGAACGATCAACTGTCTTCATTCCGGCGCAACAATCACCGGTGGCATGGTCGTCGGCGGTTCTTCCCGTGGCGGTGGCTGGATGCCCGGCGGGTCTTGTTCGGGCACGGGCTGCGGATCGGTCGGTGGAATCACCGGGTTGTCGATGTTTGGATCGGGTGTTTCAGCCGGGAATGGATTGTTCATCTTCCTGCCTCCAGTGGCACATGGCGTGAGTCGTGCTTAAGTTGATTGACCGCTGTGCAAGGGATTTGATTCCAGCCAAATGCCGATGAACTTTTCCCGGTGCCCGTCGCTCGGAACCTAAGTGAGTTCATTCCGGGGCGGATTGCCTGACGGGGTGACAACCAGACACAAGAGCGTCCTTGGGGCGTACAGGAGTGATGCTCGATGACGGCTGAAAAACCGAATGAATTGAGTTACAACCCGCACATTCCACTGTCGCAGGCTTTATTGCTGCCGCGCATCGTGATCGAAAACACCATGCCGATCCTCGATGGCGGGCAGTTCGCCGTCAAGGCCGTGGTGGGCGAGGACGTGGTGGTCACCAGCAAGGTGTTTGCCGATGGGCACGACAAACTGGCCGTGCGCATTCGCTGGCGGTCCGAGGGTGATGAGGTCTGGCAAAGCGAAGCCATGAACGACCTGGGCAACAACGGTTGGCAGGGCCGGTTTCGCGTGGTGAACCAGGGCCGTCATGTGTTTTGCATCGAAGCCTGGATCGACCAGTTCGCCAGTTTTCGTTATGAACTGGAAAAGAAGCACGCCGCCGCGGTGCCGGTCAGCCTGGAATTGCAGGAAGGCCGCCTTCACGTGCAACAAGCCGCCGAACGCAGCGAAGGGCAACTGAGTGAACAGTTGGCAGCACTGCATCATGAATTGTCGGGCCTGCTCGAAACCGAGCAGATTGCGCTGTTTCTGCACCAGCGTAGCGCCGAACTGATGGCCCTGGCCGATCACCGCGCCTACCTCAGTCTCAGTCCCGAGTACCCGGTGGACGTCGAGCGAGAGCTCGCGCAGTTCGCCAGTTGGTACGAATTGTTCCCGCGTTCGATCACTGACGATCCGGCCCGCCATGGCACCTTCAACGACGTGCATTCACGGCTGCCGATGATTCAGGACATGGGTTTCGACGTGTTGTACTTTCCCCCGATCCATCCGATCGGCCGCAGCTTTCGCAAAGGCCCGAACAATTCCCTGACAGCCGGGCCGGATGATCCGGGCAGCCCGTATGCCATCGGCAGCGAAGAGGGCGGGCACGAGGCGATTCATTCACAGCTCGGCACCCGCGAAGACTTTCGTCGGCTGGTGGCGGCGGCCAAGGACTATGGCCTGGAGATCGCCCTCGATTTCGCCATCCAGTGTTCCCAGGACCACCCTTGGCTCAAGCAACATCCGGGCTGGTTCAATTGGCGTCCCGACGGCACGATCAAATACGCGGAAAACCCGCCGAAGAAATACCAGGACATCGTCAACGTCGATTTCTATGCCGCCGATGCGATTCCGAGCCTGTGGGTCGAATTGCGCGACATCGTCGTTGGTTGGGTCGAGGAGGGCGTGAAGCTGTTTCGCGTCGACAATCCGCACACCAAACCGTTGCCGTTCTGGCAATGGCTGATCGCCGATGTGCGGGCGCTTTACCCTGACGTGATTTTCCTCGCCGAAGCGTTCACCACGCCGGCGATGATGGCGCGGCTGGGTAAGGTCGGTTATTCCCAGAGCTACACCTATTTCACCTGGCGCAACACCAAACACGAACTGGCCACGTATTTCAGCGAACTCAACGAGTCACCGTGGCGTGAATGCTACCGGCCGAACTTCTTCGTCAACACGCCCGACATCAACCCGGCATTCCTCCACGATTCGGGACGCCCCGGCTTTCTGATTCGCGCGGTGCTGGCGACCATGGGTTCGGGCCTGTGGGGCATGTATTCCGGTTTCGAACTTTGCGAGTCGGCACCAGTGCCGGGTAAAGAGGAATACCTCGACTCCGAGAAGTACGAGATCCGCCCCCGGGATTTCACTGCACCCGGCAACATCATTGCAGAGATCGCCCAGCTCAACCGTATCCGCCGGCAGAACCCGGCCCTGCACACGCATCTGGGGCTGAAAATCTACAACGCCTGGAACGACAACATTTTGTACTTCGGCAAGCGTAGCGCCGACGGCAGCAATTTTATCCTGGTGGCGGTCAGCCTCGATCCGCATAACGTGCAGGAGGCGAACTTCGAATTGCCGCTGTGGGAAATGGGTTTGCCGGACGACGCCAGCACCCAGGGCGAAGACTTGATGAACGGCCATCGCTGGACGTGGCACGGCAAGTACCAGTTCATGCGGATCGACCCGGCGTATCAGCCGTTCGGGATCTGGAGGATTACCGCCTAAAGAAAGGTGCCTCAAGTGTGGGAGCGGGCTTGCTCGCGAAGGCGGCAGGACAGGCAGCATCCTCGTCGACTGACACTCCCTCTTCGCGAGCAAGCCCGCTCCCACATGGATCTCATCGCACTTGAGAGCGGTGATCGGCTCAGCGGCATATTCGAATTCAACAGGAGTTTCCAATGGCGAAGAAACCCAAGGCAGCCACCTTCATCAAGGACCCGCTCTGGTACAAGGACGCGGTGATCTATCAAGTTCATGTC of the Pseudomonas sp. MAG733B genome contains:
- the ccoG gene encoding cytochrome c oxidase accessory protein CcoG, producing the protein MSERIPVRTVETFEPSRPKMKVKTSDNLIHTRSFTGLFRSLRISGAGFLFLLFFGTVWLNWGGRQAVLWDLSESKFHIFGATFWPQDFILLSALLIIAAFGLFAITVFAGRVWCGYTCPQSSWTWIFMWCEKITEGERNQRIKLQAAPWGLNKLMRRSAKHTLWLAISLLTGLTFVGYFTPIRPLAEELLTLQMGGVSLFWVLFFTGATYINAGWLREAVCMHMCPYARFQSVMFDKDTLTISYDVARGENRGPRKREVKPAEVGLGDCIDCQLCVQVCPTGIDIRDGLQMECIGCAACIDACDSIMDKMGYERGLISYTSERQLQGGKTHLLRPRLIGYTAVLLVMIAALVVALVERPMVSLDVSKDRGLFRENSQGQIENIYSLKVINKTQQRQDYRLALVDGDGFQLQGKTDLSLAPGEIVDVPVSVAMTTDRPSSSSQGISFKVVDSDEPGIYSVAKSRFVAPMNR
- a CDS encoding DUF3203 family protein, which gives rise to MTVRIENETCFFTTENGEEIRLCPDVTIVTDGAKAMSAVDLNGQRIYITEAEADALTVAGAVDGRRHLKATDSDSVI
- a CDS encoding MgtC/SapB family protein — translated: MSAWWHEVWVTLQAEFADIGDASQLTRITVRLLMAAVLGGILGFEREHKGKAAGVRTHMLVAIGAALFVLVPQMSGSQADAMSRVIQGVIAGIGFLCAGTILKNQEGDEGHVKGLTTAAGMWMTAAIGVSAGLGKEATAVLSTLLALLILGVMPRIVSLFEKNGQDDGKD
- a CDS encoding alpha-1,4-glucan--maltose-1-phosphate maltosyltransferase, which produces MTAEKPNELSYNPHIPLSQALLLPRIVIENTMPILDGGQFAVKAVVGEDVVVTSKVFADGHDKLAVRIRWRSEGDEVWQSEAMNDLGNNGWQGRFRVVNQGRHVFCIEAWIDQFASFRYELEKKHAAAVPVSLELQEGRLHVQQAAERSEGQLSEQLAALHHELSGLLETEQIALFLHQRSAELMALADHRAYLSLSPEYPVDVERELAQFASWYELFPRSITDDPARHGTFNDVHSRLPMIQDMGFDVLYFPPIHPIGRSFRKGPNNSLTAGPDDPGSPYAIGSEEGGHEAIHSQLGTREDFRRLVAAAKDYGLEIALDFAIQCSQDHPWLKQHPGWFNWRPDGTIKYAENPPKKYQDIVNVDFYAADAIPSLWVELRDIVVGWVEEGVKLFRVDNPHTKPLPFWQWLIADVRALYPDVIFLAEAFTTPAMMARLGKVGYSQSYTYFTWRNTKHELATYFSELNESPWRECYRPNFFVNTPDINPAFLHDSGRPGFLIRAVLATMGSGLWGMYSGFELCESAPVPGKEEYLDSEKYEIRPRDFTAPGNIIAEIAQLNRIRRQNPALHTHLGLKIYNAWNDNILYFGKRSADGSNFILVAVSLDPHNVQEANFELPLWEMGLPDDASTQGEDLMNGHRWTWHGKYQFMRIDPAYQPFGIWRITA